One Oncorhynchus clarkii lewisi isolate Uvic-CL-2024 chromosome 31, UVic_Ocla_1.0, whole genome shotgun sequence DNA segment encodes these proteins:
- the LOC139390859 gene encoding protocadherin beta-16-like, producing the protein MSDRTMTRQVLLFISVLSLSSVHGQVSYSIPEEMAKGSLVGNIAQDLGLDIKRLKSGKARIYTGDSVEYIELNKERGVLLIKEIIDRESLCGQTTPCALHFQIILENPMEFYTVTVEIRDVNDNVPIFKNNEVKFEISESALTGARLVLERAVDDDVGHNDLQIYFLKPTENFILEMHSLPDGGKNVEMVLQKPLDREKQEQISLLLTAVDGGEPQLSGTMQILITVLDANDNAPVCSEAVYKARVTENAHKGVVLTTVSASDADQGQNGRVTYSISNTAEASNDIFEIGRDDGIVKLVGDIDYEILKHYQINVQARDQGGHTDSCKVIIDVIDMNDNKPAINIMSKTSAISEDAKQGTVVTMMNIQDPDSGENGKVQCCIEENIPFVMRSTSNNFYSLVTDSDFDRERASEYNITVTCSDEGLPSLSSSVTLTLQISDVNDNEPVFERSSYEAYITENNTPGISIFTVKARDADWNQNARVSYILEDSSVNGVPVSSYVSVSADSGVIHAVRSFDYEQIKDFQFRVKAQDGGSPPLSSNVTVKIMIQDQNDNTPQVLYPVQTSSSLVAEMVPRSADAGYLVTKVVAVDVDSGQNAWLSYKLQKATDRALFAVGLQNGEIRTIRQVNDKDAVKQRLTVVVEDNGQPSRSATVNVNVAVADSFPEVLSEFTDFTHDKEYNDNLTFYLVLALAVVSFLFITCLVVIISVKIFRWRQSRVLYHSNLPVIPYYPPRYADTLGTGTLQHVYNYEVCRTTDSRKSDCKFVRPCSQNVLIMDPSSTGTMQRMQSENNILDETDSPAEVCYI; encoded by the coding sequence ATGTCGGACAGAACAATGACACGGCAAGTACTGTTGTTTATCTCGGTCCTCTCTCTCAGTTCAGTACACGGGCAGGTTAGTTACTCCATTCCCGAGGAAATGGCGAAAGGCTCTTTAGTCGGTAACATAGCGCAGGATTTGGGTTTAGATATAAAAAGACTGAAATCAGGTAAAGCTCGTATTTATACAGGAGACAGCGTAGAGTACATCGAGCTGAATAAAGAAAGGGGAGTTCTCCTCATCAAAGAGATAATAGACCGTGAATCACTCTGCGGACAGACGACGCCTTGCGCTTTACATTTTCAGATTATTCTAGAGAACCCGATGGAATTTTATACAGTTACAGTTGAAATTAGAGATGTAAATGACAATGTTCCTATTTTCAAAAATAATGAAGTCAAATTTGAAATAAGCGAGTCTGCTTTAACAGGAGCTAGACTCGTCCTCGAGAGAGCCGTTGACGATGACGTTGGTCATAATGACCTCCAAATATATTTTCTCAAACCCACCGAGAATTTCATTTTGGAAATGCATAGTCTCCCTGATGGTGGTAAAAATGTAGAGATGGTTTTACAGAAACCTCTAGATCGCGAAAAACAGGAGCAGATATCTCTGTTGTTGACAGCTGTAGATGGAGGAGAGCCTCAGCTATCAGGAACAATGCAGATACTCATCACTGTACTAGACGCCAATGATAATGCGCCCGTTTGTTCGGAAGCTGTTTACAAGGCTCGTGTAACCGAGAACGCCCATAAAGGCGTCGTTTTAACCACTGTCAGCGCGTCTGACGCTGATCAAGGACAAAATGGGAGAGTTACGTATTCCATTTCGAATACAGCTGAGGCGTCGAATGATATTTTTGAAATAGGTCGAGATGACGGTATAGTTAAATTAGTCGGGGACATTGATTATGAAATACTTAAACATTATCAGATTAATGTTCAAGCGAGGGACCAAGGAGGTCATACAGATTCCTGTAAGGTAATTATTGACGTAATCGATATGAATGATAACAAACCAGCTATTAACATCATGTCAAAGACGAGTGCCATATCTGAGGATGCTAAACAGGGTACTGTCGTAACAATGATGAATATTCAAGACCCAGATTCTGGTGAAAATGGAAAAGTACAGTGCTGTATTGAAGAAAATATTCCCTTTGTGATGAGATCGACCTCAAACAATTTCTATAGCCTAGTAACTGACAGTGACTTTGACCGAGAGAGAGCCTCTGAGTATAACATCACTGTGACGTGCTCTGATGAGggactgccctctctctccagcagcgTCACTCTCACCTTACAGATATCAGATGTGAATGACAACGAGCCTGTCTTTGAGAGGAGCTCATATGAGGCCTACATTACAGAAAACAACACACCGGGCATCTCTATATTCACAGTGAAAGCCAGAGACGCTGACTGGAACCAGAATGCCCGTGTTTCTTACATACTGGAGGACTCCTCGGTTAACGGAGTGCCCGTCTCCTCATATGTGTCCGTTAGTGCTGATAGTGGAGTCATCCATGCAGTGCGCTCTTTTGACTACGAGCAGATCAAGGATTTCCAGTTCCGCGTAAAAGCGCAGGATGGAGGCTCTCCTCCACTCAGTAGCAATGTGACTGTGAAAATAATGATCCAGGACCAGAATGACAACACGCCTCAGGTTCTGTATCCAGTCCAGACTAGCAGCTCTCTGGTGGCTGAAATGGTGCCTCGTTCAGCAGATGCGGGCTACCTTGTCACTAAAGTGGTGGCTGTTGATGTGGACTCTGGACAGAATGCCTGGCTCTCGTATAAACTGCAGAAAGCGACAGACAGGGCGCTGTTTGCAGTGGGCTTACAGAATGGAGAAATAAGAACTATACGCCAAGTCAATGATAAAGATGCTGTGAAACAAAGGCTCACTGTTGTAGTGGAGGATAACGGGCAGCCCTCTCGCTCAGCTACAGTCAATGTTAACGTGGCGGTGGCGGACAGCTTCCCTGAAGTGCTCTCGGAGTTCACTGACTTTACGCACGACAAGGAGTACAATGACAACCTGACTTTTTACTTAGTCTTGGCTTTGGCTGTAGTCTCATTTCTGTTCATCACATGTTTAGTGGTTATTATATCAGTGAAAATATTCAGATGGAGGCAGTCTCGCGTCCTCTATCATTCCAATCTCCCGGTTATTCCGTATTATCCACCGCGTTACGCAGACACCTTGGGGACAGGAACTCTACAGCACGTGTACAATTACGAGGTGTGCAGGACGACTGACTCCAGAAAGAGTGACTGTAAGTTCGTCAGACCCTGTAGTCAGAACGTACTGATAATGGACCCCAGTTCTACAGGGACGATGCAGCGGATGCAGAGTGAAAATAACATCCTGGATGAAACAGACTCCCCAGCAGAGGTCTGTTATATTTGA